A genomic segment from Alteribacillus bidgolensis encodes:
- a CDS encoding Gfo/Idh/MocA family protein: MINGEKNIQKPIRWAMVGGGRGSQIGYIHRSAALRDHNFQLAAGAFDINPERGKGFGIHLHVEPDRCYPDYKKLFEEEAKREDGIQAVSIATPNGTHYEICKAALHADLHVVCEKPLCFTTEEAKELETLGKKKNRVVGVTYGYAGHQAIEQARQMIANGDLGDIRIVNMQFAHGFHSEAVEAENASTKWRVDPKIVGPSYVLGDLGTHPLYLSEVMLPDMKIEKLMCTRQSFVKSRAPLEDNAYTIMEYDNGAVGTVWSSAVNAGSMHGQKIRVIGSKASIEWWDEQPNQLRYEIQGKPVQILERGMDYLYPEALADDRISGGHPEGLFEAWSNLYTRFAIAMDAADHGGESNHFWYPGIEAGVKGVRWVENCVRSADNGAVWVDYQ; the protein is encoded by the coding sequence ATGATTAATGGGGAAAAAAACATTCAGAAACCTATCCGCTGGGCGATGGTAGGCGGAGGACGCGGGAGCCAGATTGGCTATATTCATCGTTCCGCCGCTTTACGGGACCATAATTTCCAATTGGCTGCTGGTGCGTTTGATATTAATCCAGAACGCGGGAAGGGTTTTGGCATTCATTTACACGTTGAGCCAGATCGCTGCTACCCAGACTATAAAAAATTGTTTGAAGAAGAAGCAAAGCGTGAAGACGGCATCCAAGCTGTTTCCATTGCCACGCCAAATGGTACACATTATGAGATATGTAAGGCGGCCTTACATGCTGATTTACATGTGGTCTGTGAAAAACCGCTCTGTTTTACGACAGAAGAAGCGAAAGAATTAGAGACGCTTGGAAAGAAGAAAAACCGTGTTGTTGGCGTTACATACGGGTATGCAGGCCATCAGGCGATTGAACAAGCTCGACAGATGATTGCAAATGGGGATTTAGGTGATATTCGCATAGTTAACATGCAGTTTGCACATGGGTTTCATTCTGAAGCGGTTGAGGCAGAAAATGCAAGTACGAAATGGCGAGTTGATCCAAAAATCGTTGGCCCGAGTTATGTATTAGGTGATTTAGGAACACATCCTCTTTATTTATCAGAGGTTATGCTGCCAGACATGAAAATAGAAAAACTAATGTGCACACGCCAAAGCTTTGTCAAAAGCCGAGCGCCTTTGGAAGACAATGCGTATACGATCATGGAATACGATAACGGTGCAGTGGGAACGGTATGGTCTTCTGCAGTAAACGCTGGCTCCATGCATGGGCAGAAAATCCGTGTGATTGGATCGAAAGCTAGTATTGAATGGTGGGATGAACAGCCGAATCAGCTTCGTTATGAGATACAGGGGAAACCAGTACAGATTTTAGAGCGTGGAATGGATTATCTTTATCCAGAAGCATTGGCTGATGACCGTATTAGCGGCGGCCATCCTGAGGGATTATTTGAAGCCTGGTCTAATTTGTATACTCGTTTTGCCATTGCAATGGATGCTGCCGATCATGGCGGAGAATCTAACCATTTCTGGTATCCAGGAATTGAAGCCGGTGTGAAAGGAGTGAGATGGGTCGAAAACTGTGTGCGCTCTGCTGACAACGGAGCTGTATGGGTTGACTATCAATAG
- a CDS encoding UDP-glucose dehydrogenase family protein yields the protein MNLAVVGTGYVGLVSGTCFAELGNHVICVDKLEQKVDQLNLNEIPIYEPGLEELVRKNKDAGRLAFTTNLTQAVKEADIILIAVGTPETETGAANLSYVYAVAEEIGEALDDTFKVIVNKSTVPVGTAEEVEEIVRRKKREVNINVSSVPEFLREGSAVHDTFHPDRVVIGTSSEKAASMLKELHLPLTENIVVTDSRSSEMIKYASNAFLATKISFINEIANICDLYEADVHAVAKGMGLDHRIGPKFLHAGIGYGGSCFPKDVKALKYLAEDKGYQPNILQAVNDVNEIQSRRMVEHLDRIFDGDISGRTIAILGLAFKPNTDDMREAPSVKIIQDLIKQGAAVRAFDPIAIENAKKMLPDEVEYVDSALAAINGADAAFLVTEWDECKSLTPKQWKESLKQPVVVDGRNALDKESLKAEGIIYHGIGRK from the coding sequence ATGAATTTAGCCGTTGTGGGGACAGGATATGTTGGACTTGTATCTGGTACTTGTTTTGCAGAACTTGGCAATCATGTCATTTGTGTAGACAAGCTCGAACAAAAAGTAGATCAACTGAACCTAAACGAAATTCCAATATACGAACCAGGACTAGAAGAGCTGGTACGAAAAAATAAAGACGCAGGCAGGCTCGCTTTTACGACGAACCTCACGCAAGCAGTAAAAGAAGCGGATATCATATTAATTGCGGTTGGAACACCGGAAACGGAAACAGGTGCAGCGAACTTGTCCTACGTGTACGCCGTGGCGGAGGAAATTGGAGAAGCATTGGATGACACGTTTAAAGTGATTGTGAATAAATCCACCGTACCCGTTGGAACAGCGGAGGAAGTAGAAGAAATAGTACGTCGGAAAAAACGGGAAGTTAATATTAATGTTAGTTCCGTACCTGAATTTTTGCGTGAAGGCTCTGCGGTACATGATACTTTTCATCCAGACCGCGTCGTAATTGGCACGTCTTCAGAAAAAGCAGCCAGCATGTTAAAAGAGCTGCATCTTCCGCTTACAGAAAATATTGTGGTAACCGATTCGCGCAGTTCAGAAATGATTAAATACGCATCAAATGCTTTTTTAGCAACAAAAATTTCATTTATTAATGAAATAGCAAATATTTGCGATTTATATGAAGCCGATGTTCATGCAGTCGCAAAAGGAATGGGCCTTGATCATCGAATTGGACCAAAATTTTTGCATGCCGGTATCGGCTACGGGGGATCCTGCTTTCCAAAAGACGTGAAAGCATTAAAATACTTAGCTGAAGATAAAGGGTATCAGCCTAATATATTACAGGCTGTAAATGATGTAAACGAAATACAAAGCCGCAGAATGGTAGAGCATCTAGACCGTATTTTTGATGGAGATATCAGCGGAAGAACCATTGCTATATTAGGTCTCGCATTTAAACCAAATACAGACGACATGCGCGAAGCTCCTTCGGTAAAAATTATTCAAGATTTAATCAAGCAAGGAGCCGCTGTCCGTGCGTTTGATCCGATCGCAATAGAAAATGCAAAAAAAATGCTGCCAGACGAGGTCGAATATGTAGACAGTGCACTGGCCGCTATCAATGGAGCAGACGCCGCATTTTTAGTAACAGAATGGGACGAATGCAAGTCCTTAACTCCGAAACAATGGAAAGAATCTTTAAAGCAGCCGGTCGTAGTGGACGGAAGAAATGCGCTTGATAAAGAAAGCTTAAAAGCAGAAGGCATTATTTATCACGGCATTGGCCGCAAGTGA
- a CDS encoding glycosyltransferase family 4 protein, which yields MTTALALISCFLISLFLTPLVKKLAFKIGATDQPNHRKVHKGAMARIGGVSVYAAFLAGLLILQPENAYMPYILVAGTIIILTGFLDDLTELSAKWKLLGQIAAAVIVVAGGVQVEFINLPFDGRLELGWFSIPITLLWIIGITNAINLIDGLDGLAAGVSSIVLATISVLAIIQGDIFIVALGIALLGGTLGFLVHNFNPAKIFMGDTGALFLGFMIGVISLLGFKNVTIFSLVVPVIILAVPISDTFFAIIRRVVNKQPLAAPDKSHLHHCLLRLGYSHRQTVLIIYALSAFFGLSAVIFTISTLWVSLVIMMMLLIGIELMAERIGLVSHSYRPMLKLVNKFSNTPKRP from the coding sequence ATGACGACCGCATTAGCACTAATTTCATGTTTTTTAATATCATTGTTTTTAACTCCACTCGTAAAAAAATTAGCATTTAAAATTGGAGCAACAGATCAGCCAAATCATCGAAAAGTGCATAAAGGTGCTATGGCCAGAATAGGAGGAGTTTCTGTATACGCTGCTTTTTTGGCCGGGCTGTTGATTTTACAGCCGGAAAATGCGTATATGCCATACATTCTGGTGGCGGGGACCATTATCATTTTGACAGGTTTTCTCGATGATCTTACCGAGTTATCAGCAAAATGGAAGCTTCTCGGCCAGATTGCTGCAGCCGTTATAGTAGTAGCAGGGGGCGTGCAGGTCGAGTTTATTAACCTTCCGTTTGATGGAAGGCTGGAGCTTGGCTGGTTCAGCATACCGATCACCTTGTTATGGATTATTGGAATTACCAATGCCATCAACCTTATAGATGGTTTGGACGGTCTTGCAGCTGGTGTTTCTTCGATTGTCTTGGCAACGATTTCTGTGCTTGCCATTATCCAGGGAGACATATTTATTGTTGCCCTTGGAATTGCACTCTTAGGTGGAACGTTAGGATTTTTGGTGCACAACTTTAATCCGGCAAAAATATTCATGGGAGACACCGGTGCCCTGTTCTTAGGGTTTATGATCGGGGTTATATCCCTGCTGGGTTTTAAGAACGTAACCATATTTTCTCTCGTTGTACCGGTCATTATTCTTGCGGTTCCCATTTCCGACACATTTTTTGCGATTATCCGCCGTGTCGTAAACAAGCAGCCGCTCGCAGCACCTGATAAGTCACACTTGCACCATTGTCTGCTGCGTCTTGGTTATTCTCATCGCCAAACCGTTTTGATAATATACGCTTTAAGCGCATTTTTCGGTTTATCTGCTGTTATTTTCACCATTTCTACTTTGTGGGTATCTCTTGTTATTATGATGATGCTCCTTATTGGAATTGAGCTGATGGCAGAACGCATCGGATTGGTTAGCCATAGTTACCGCCCGATGTTAAAGCTTGTAAATAAATTTTCAAATACACCAAAACGGCCTTAA
- a CDS encoding ABC transporter ATP-binding protein, with product MNVIECREVTKKYKRKKAIHPLSFSIEENKMVGLIGRNGAGKTTLLKILAGFLKESSGEVKVFSKRPFNNLVVSANTIFIDDQINFPSSFTLIDILQQGERFYENWDKELAHRLFAYFNLESRRSHGNLSKGKKSTFNIIVGLAARCPLTIFDEPTTGMDASVRKDFYRALLKDYITHPRTIILSTHHLEEAEDILEEVLLIKEGEKYLHLPMDNLKERLVGLTGKIDIVYPWIINRDILHTRKIGQEEVYLALKNNFTVNEQEKMKLSGVCISPVSANDACIYMTSEEKGSIDDVFNRE from the coding sequence ATGAACGTGATTGAGTGCCGGGAAGTAACGAAAAAATATAAGCGGAAAAAGGCGATACATCCTCTCTCGTTTTCTATTGAAGAAAATAAAATGGTCGGCCTTATCGGAAGAAATGGAGCAGGGAAAACGACATTGCTAAAGATACTGGCGGGTTTTTTAAAAGAATCCTCGGGTGAGGTCAAAGTATTTTCGAAGCGTCCATTTAATAACCTTGTTGTTTCTGCAAACACCATTTTTATAGATGATCAAATCAATTTTCCTTCTAGTTTTACTCTTATCGATATTTTACAGCAAGGGGAACGCTTTTATGAAAACTGGGATAAAGAACTAGCACATCGTTTGTTTGCCTATTTTAATTTAGAGTCTAGACGCTCTCATGGAAATCTTTCTAAGGGGAAGAAAAGTACGTTTAACATAATTGTAGGCTTAGCGGCCAGGTGTCCACTTACTATATTTGATGAACCGACGACAGGAATGGATGCGTCTGTCCGTAAAGACTTTTACAGAGCGCTGTTAAAAGACTATATCACTCATCCGCGGACGATCATTCTATCCACGCATCATCTAGAAGAAGCCGAAGACATTTTAGAAGAAGTACTGCTCATAAAAGAAGGCGAAAAATACCTTCACCTGCCAATGGATAATTTGAAGGAACGACTGGTTGGGCTGACCGGAAAAATAGACATCGTTTATCCATGGATTATAAATCGAGACATTTTACATACGAGAAAAATAGGTCAAGAAGAGGTATATCTTGCTTTGAAGAATAACTTCACTGTGAATGAACAAGAAAAAATGAAGCTTTCAGGTGTTTGTATTTCACCTGTTTCTGCAAATGATGCGTGCATATATATGACGTCTGAGGAGAAAGGGAGCATAGATGATGTATTTAACAGAGAATAG
- a CDS encoding S-layer homology domain-containing protein produces the protein MYFRLKSVLLGGSLLGAAILAGCSEAEADQSEEAASADWTEEQVAEVEGDIDDTEQRLNDLEKDLQSLGGEPSFSDEPIFPDVAGDYHAFEEIQFLASEGIISGFSDGYFRPSETITRAQTAKMLTSALDLDAPDDYEIQAEDVSKENHAYDQLAALEYHGIMKGNDGQMMPGEGLKRSQMAALLVSAYDLPDAQAVHSFTDIDQTYPNFEQINIIADQQITSEAGEAFRPNETTTRAQFSLFMSRTMDDYFKE, from the coding sequence ATGTATTTTCGTTTGAAAAGTGTGCTGCTTGGGGGAAGCCTGCTTGGAGCGGCAATTCTCGCCGGTTGTTCCGAGGCAGAAGCTGATCAGTCAGAGGAAGCAGCAAGTGCAGATTGGACAGAAGAACAGGTAGCGGAAGTAGAAGGCGATATAGATGACACCGAACAGCGCTTAAATGATTTAGAAAAAGATTTACAGTCGCTTGGAGGAGAGCCATCATTTAGCGATGAACCTATTTTCCCGGATGTCGCAGGAGATTACCATGCTTTTGAAGAAATCCAGTTTTTAGCATCCGAAGGAATTATTAGTGGATTTAGTGATGGCTACTTTCGTCCATCCGAGACCATCACCCGTGCCCAAACAGCCAAAATGCTAACATCCGCTTTGGATTTAGATGCACCGGACGATTATGAAATACAAGCAGAAGATGTAAGTAAAGAAAATCATGCCTATGACCAGCTGGCAGCATTGGAGTACCACGGAATTATGAAAGGAAACGACGGCCAGATGATGCCAGGAGAAGGCTTAAAACGTTCGCAAATGGCAGCACTATTAGTAAGTGCGTATGACTTACCAGACGCTCAAGCTGTACATAGTTTCACAGATATAGATCAAACTTATCCGAACTTTGAACAAATCAACATCATAGCCGACCAACAAATTACATCGGAAGCAGGAGAAGCATTCCGCCCAAACGAAACCACAACCCGCGCTCAATTCTCGCTGTTTATGTCAAGAACGATGGATGATTATTTTAAAGAATAA
- a CDS encoding SpoIID/LytB domain-containing protein codes for MYKNMIGALLSVPLLAWSAGGADAAQPENLYDEPMTIKLIPSHNFNVNIHGSYELIDLEDGESVEIDNDLQFRYGTEKVTIKLSDDVSETSSEGYVLQEDGPSSSNYVAISSVERAGTSFQETNYRGSFIIEPEKKRDPGGADDAEEQNKDNDDEEKTVDRLQLYNILDLEDYLKGVVPYEMSASWPSEALKAQAIAARNYAKVNMDANDFLYDTVTHQVYHGLSGEASASNAAIRDTEGLYAVHNGSLIYTYFHASSGGYTENSENVWSNEVPYIRAVDDPYDTHSANSNTSWTVDLSREDADDAIFPSSNWELTELVIIEKSNAGRVQKMRATGSNRETGEEQVKTLPENSSPDSLRWSLGTTLKSTMFDLSEKESSGVTVKTADGTEESYDSAIGMEMRLGDGSDEVVSYANLAVRTSGGVEYVGTAPSSYTIEGKGYGHGLGMSQWGAYKMAQDGHSFREILKHYYTDIDILER; via the coding sequence ATGTATAAAAACATGATCGGAGCTCTTCTTTCTGTTCCTCTGCTCGCTTGGAGTGCTGGCGGGGCTGATGCAGCCCAACCAGAAAACTTATACGACGAGCCGATGACGATCAAACTCATTCCATCTCATAATTTTAATGTGAATATTCACGGTTCTTATGAATTAATTGATTTAGAAGATGGCGAATCTGTGGAGATCGATAATGACCTGCAATTTCGTTACGGAACCGAAAAGGTTACTATTAAACTATCCGACGATGTAAGCGAAACCTCTTCAGAAGGTTATGTACTGCAGGAGGACGGGCCTTCTAGCAGCAACTATGTTGCAATTTCTTCGGTAGAACGGGCAGGTACTTCCTTTCAGGAAACGAACTACCGAGGATCGTTTATCATAGAGCCGGAAAAAAAACGGGATCCGGGCGGAGCAGATGATGCGGAAGAGCAAAACAAAGACAATGATGATGAAGAGAAAACAGTAGACCGGCTGCAGCTTTATAACATACTTGACTTAGAAGATTACTTAAAAGGCGTGGTGCCTTATGAAATGTCAGCTTCTTGGCCCAGCGAAGCATTAAAAGCACAAGCTATTGCTGCTAGAAATTACGCAAAAGTAAATATGGATGCCAATGATTTTCTCTATGATACTGTGACTCATCAGGTTTATCACGGTCTTTCTGGAGAAGCAAGTGCTAGTAATGCTGCCATTAGAGACACAGAAGGTTTGTATGCTGTACATAACGGCTCGTTAATCTACACATATTTTCATGCCAGCTCCGGCGGTTATACGGAGAATAGCGAAAACGTATGGAGTAATGAAGTTCCATATATTAGAGCGGTCGATGACCCTTATGACACTCACAGTGCAAACTCTAATACGAGCTGGACAGTCGATCTATCAAGAGAAGATGCAGACGATGCGATTTTTCCAAGCAGCAATTGGGAGCTTACCGAGCTGGTAATTATCGAAAAAAGTAATGCTGGCCGTGTGCAAAAAATGAGAGCAACTGGCAGTAACCGAGAGACAGGAGAAGAGCAAGTCAAAACCTTGCCAGAGAACTCATCTCCAGATTCACTGCGCTGGTCGCTTGGCACTACGCTGAAAAGTACAATGTTTGATCTTAGTGAAAAAGAAAGCAGCGGTGTAACAGTAAAAACAGCCGATGGAACAGAAGAATCCTATGACAGTGCCATAGGAATGGAAATGCGCCTAGGCGACGGTTCTGATGAGGTCGTTTCTTATGCAAATCTAGCTGTCCGCACATCTGGCGGGGTGGAATATGTAGGAACCGCTCCATCTTCTTATACAATAGAAGGAAAAGGATACGGACACGGCCTTGGCATGAGTCAGTGGGGTGCGTATAAAATGGCTCAAGACGGTCACAGTTTCCGAGAAATTTTAAAGCATTATTATACAGATATCGATATCTTAGAGAGATAG
- the pssE gene encoding PssE/Cps14G family polysaccharide biosynthesis glycosyltransferase: MIFVVLGTHELPFTRLLDEIEYLVKDGTITEDVLVQNGHTKYESETLNLVPFMSFEEMDQTFDKARIIIAHGGTGSIITGVKKGKSVIAVPRLAEHGEHNDDHQIEIVEQFDSAGHIIGTESPAEVEQALKRAETFEPVPFQSGKEKILHMLEDFIDRV, translated from the coding sequence TTGATCTTTGTAGTATTAGGAACGCATGAGCTTCCTTTCACGCGCTTATTAGATGAAATCGAGTATCTCGTTAAAGATGGAACCATTACAGAAGACGTGCTCGTACAAAACGGCCACACGAAATATGAATCGGAAACATTGAATTTGGTGCCGTTTATGAGTTTTGAAGAAATGGACCAAACGTTTGATAAAGCACGGATTATCATTGCTCATGGCGGTACAGGATCGATTATCACGGGAGTGAAAAAAGGAAAATCTGTTATTGCGGTCCCGCGGCTGGCAGAGCATGGAGAGCATAATGACGATCATCAGATAGAAATAGTCGAGCAATTCGATTCAGCCGGTCATATTATCGGTACAGAAAGTCCAGCAGAGGTAGAACAGGCCCTGAAACGAGCGGAAACATTTGAACCGGTCCCGTTTCAAAGCGGAAAAGAAAAAATTCTTCACATGCTTGAAGACTTTATCGACCGAGTGTAG
- a CDS encoding sugar phosphate isomerase/epimerase family protein: MSIKISGAPCCWGVDDPANPYLPPWEQVLQEASQAGYKGIELGPYGYIPMDIDRVQEELSKNDLTIIAGTIFDDLVSESNLENLLKQVDDISSLITKLPSVPQEEGQNFPTPYLVIIDWGHDKRDYKAGHPDTAKRLSKKDWNKMMDHIRAISKKAWTYGVRPVIHPHAGSYIEFEDEIKKLLEDIPYETAGLCLDTGHLYYSKMDPVQWLRDYADRVDYIHFKDIDKKMYEEVMGEHIRFFDACGKGVMCPIGQGIIDYDSIHQLLKEINYHGYITIEQERDPRNADTSLQDVSQSVAYLKSVGY, translated from the coding sequence ATGAGTATTAAAATTTCAGGCGCTCCCTGCTGCTGGGGAGTAGATGACCCGGCAAATCCATATCTTCCACCATGGGAGCAGGTGCTGCAAGAAGCTTCTCAAGCAGGCTATAAAGGTATTGAGCTCGGGCCTTATGGCTATATTCCGATGGACATTGACCGCGTGCAGGAAGAACTTTCAAAAAATGATTTAACGATCATCGCAGGAACGATTTTTGATGATTTGGTCTCTGAATCTAATCTTGAAAATTTACTAAAACAGGTGGACGATATTAGTTCTCTCATTACCAAACTTCCATCCGTGCCGCAGGAAGAAGGACAGAACTTTCCTACACCTTACCTAGTAATCATAGATTGGGGACATGACAAAAGAGATTACAAAGCGGGGCATCCAGATACAGCCAAACGTCTGTCAAAAAAGGATTGGAATAAGATGATGGATCACATCAGAGCAATTTCTAAGAAAGCCTGGACATATGGCGTTCGTCCGGTTATTCATCCCCATGCAGGCAGTTATATAGAGTTTGAAGATGAAATTAAAAAACTTTTAGAAGACATACCCTATGAAACTGCGGGGCTATGTCTTGATACAGGGCATTTATATTACTCAAAAATGGATCCTGTACAGTGGCTTAGAGACTATGCAGATCGAGTCGACTATATTCATTTTAAAGATATTGATAAAAAGATGTATGAAGAAGTGATGGGAGAGCATATCCGCTTTTTCGATGCTTGTGGAAAAGGGGTCATGTGCCCAATTGGTCAAGGAATTATTGACTATGATTCCATTCATCAGTTGCTAAAGGAAATCAACTATCACGGCTACATTACAATAGAACAAGAGCGTGACCCTAGAAACGCTGATACTAGTTTGCAAGATGTCAGCCAGAGTGTTGCTTACTTAAAGAGTGTAGGGTATTAA
- the murJ gene encoding murein biosynthesis integral membrane protein MurJ: MKGKKLLQVIGAVAVINMLSRLIGFFREVVIGYQFGTEEAADSVVAAYTLPNLFYVVVGGAITTAFISVYTKIDAPLDQKQYLERVFGWLSLVLILFSGGLVLFSEQVIALLFSGMKAETFQLTTDLFSVMAPATFFLILSMWFTGILNVNNRFSWAAAGTLLLNGSFLGIAVIFYPWIGAFAHAWGALISAVLMCVFLIYLIRREKFFTFRLRLNKSPETWRTMKMAGPILLGGATLQLYFLIHRMFASWLEDGYIAALNYTSKIVQLPQSVLMMAVTTVIYPLLSRKVAAKEEAGISTLYFKGLRMMGLSILPVAVFVILYAEEIIRVIFQYGNFTEQSTNMAAPLLQILVIGMFFHSANLYVTRFFYAYERSVFPVIVSLVSVLGINVGINFLLIDSYGAAGVAWGTSIASICNFGLLLLGTQFMLKLRKAPDVKWGKDIGKLLTLLILFGAVLFGWKSIMTAGGSYISLLAGAAAAAIILIILMKVLRFQEIEDITEKVKEKVVKR, encoded by the coding sequence ATGAAAGGAAAAAAATTATTACAAGTGATCGGGGCCGTAGCTGTGATTAACATGCTCTCACGGTTAATAGGATTTTTCCGTGAGGTTGTTATCGGTTATCAATTTGGTACAGAGGAGGCTGCTGACAGTGTTGTCGCAGCGTATACGCTGCCGAACCTTTTCTATGTTGTCGTCGGCGGAGCCATTACGACAGCATTTATATCTGTATACACCAAAATAGACGCCCCTCTTGATCAAAAACAGTATCTCGAGCGGGTATTTGGCTGGCTTTCCCTCGTATTAATTTTGTTCAGCGGCGGCCTTGTACTTTTCTCAGAGCAAGTCATTGCCTTGCTGTTTTCTGGAATGAAAGCAGAAACGTTTCAGTTAACGACGGATTTATTCAGCGTCATGGCGCCTGCGACGTTCTTTTTAATTCTTTCTATGTGGTTTACTGGTATTTTGAATGTGAATAATCGTTTTTCTTGGGCAGCAGCGGGAACACTGTTATTAAATGGTTCTTTTCTTGGTATTGCCGTCATCTTCTATCCGTGGATTGGCGCATTTGCGCATGCGTGGGGAGCGTTAATAAGTGCAGTGCTTATGTGTGTGTTTCTTATTTATTTGATCCGCCGCGAAAAGTTCTTTACGTTCCGTTTACGTCTTAATAAAAGTCCAGAAACGTGGCGGACGATGAAAATGGCAGGACCGATCCTCCTTGGCGGGGCAACCTTGCAGCTGTATTTTCTTATTCATCGTATGTTTGCTTCATGGCTTGAAGACGGCTATATTGCAGCCTTAAATTACACGTCAAAAATTGTTCAGCTTCCGCAAAGTGTATTAATGATGGCGGTCACTACAGTTATTTATCCGCTCCTTTCAAGAAAAGTAGCTGCAAAAGAGGAAGCCGGAATCAGTACGCTTTATTTTAAAGGATTGCGGATGATGGGGCTGTCTATTTTACCTGTTGCTGTATTTGTTATTCTGTACGCAGAAGAGATTATCCGTGTCATTTTTCAATATGGAAATTTTACTGAGCAATCTACAAATATGGCAGCACCATTGCTGCAGATCCTTGTTATTGGCATGTTTTTTCATTCAGCCAATTTATATGTCACCCGGTTTTTTTACGCATATGAACGATCGGTTTTTCCGGTTATTGTGAGTTTAGTGTCGGTGTTAGGCATTAATGTCGGCATCAATTTTTTACTGATAGATTCCTACGGTGCAGCTGGTGTAGCTTGGGGAACATCGATTGCATCCATTTGCAACTTTGGTCTTCTCCTTTTAGGCACCCAATTTATGTTAAAATTGCGGAAGGCACCCGATGTCAAATGGGGAAAAGACATAGGGAAACTCCTTACTCTCCTTATACTATTTGGAGCAGTTTTATTTGGCTGGAAGTCCATTATGACAGCTGGAGGCTCTTATATCTCCCTTTTAGCAGGGGCAGCGGCAGCAGCGATTATACTTATCATATTAATGAAAGTACTTAGATTTCAGGAAATAGAAGATATTACGGAAAAAGTGAAAGAGAAGGTTGTGAAGAGATGA
- a CDS encoding AraC family transcriptional regulator has protein sequence MAASVRHLQKRCINLPGENVSFHIYFWGAQPNHQDNPLHKHSFFEFCYVNSGTGLYYEDEQNYELKKGTFLCSRPGKLHRIHNGENLSLFWVGFEVNQSSSTKEGIHLFKQLAYTPKILIYHAEASPTAQLWNVLMEHAGRSYSSELLSSLGHSLLISLQTLFCGLDESEEIHNDDSSSQFLINRAQLFIKDNLTMPLSLEDVAQYLHVSKRHLSRLFSSHLKITYTAFLRKERVRAASVKLRETNLSIKDISDLYSFSSVHHFTRVFSEETNITPGQYRKLSRIRE, from the coding sequence GTGGCTGCATCTGTCCGCCATTTACAAAAGCGCTGTATTAACCTGCCTGGAGAAAATGTGTCTTTTCATATCTATTTTTGGGGGGCACAGCCAAACCATCAAGATAACCCCTTACATAAACATTCTTTTTTTGAATTTTGTTACGTGAACAGCGGGACTGGACTTTACTATGAGGATGAACAGAATTATGAACTGAAAAAAGGGACTTTTCTTTGTTCGCGTCCTGGAAAGCTTCACAGAATTCACAATGGGGAAAACCTTTCTCTTTTCTGGGTTGGTTTCGAAGTTAATCAATCCTCTTCCACAAAAGAAGGCATTCATTTGTTTAAACAATTAGCGTACACGCCAAAAATACTCATTTATCATGCGGAGGCTTCTCCGACTGCACAATTATGGAATGTATTAATGGAACATGCAGGCCGCTCCTATTCTTCAGAGTTATTGAGTTCTCTTGGCCACTCTTTATTGATCTCGCTTCAAACATTATTCTGTGGGTTAGATGAAAGCGAAGAGATACATAATGATGATTCAAGCAGTCAGTTTTTGATCAATCGAGCGCAATTGTTTATTAAAGATAACTTGACCATGCCTCTTTCTTTAGAAGATGTGGCTCAATATTTACATGTATCGAAACGGCATCTCTCTCGTTTGTTTAGCAGTCATTTGAAAATCACGTATACAGCTTTTTTACGTAAGGAAAGGGTGAGGGCTGCATCTGTAAAACTGCGGGAAACAAACCTTTCGATCAAAGACATATCGGATCTTTACAGCTTTTCATCTGTCCATCATTTCACACGGGTCTTTTCTGAAGAAACCAATATAACACCAGGACAATATAGGAAACTTAGCAGGATCAGGGAATAG